A single region of the Pseudomonas sp. B21-023 genome encodes:
- a CDS encoding YhdP family protein, with amino-acid sequence MERLTRVLSALTRWGLVICALLAVLVALYVSLGRQLVPLVAEYRADAELKAEQALGMPVHVGALEGRWSGLAPVLRVRDLQLGEGAAALRLDDVKLVPDLWASLKAREVRLARIQLGGLQLILRENEQGDWTLEGLPHKDDAPLDPADALKRLRQLGRIDVFDSQVTLQPWQRDPLTLTYVSLGVQAGASRQSVDLRATLPDGQPLALSLNSRATAKAWRDGRVQAYLSLPQSDWARWLPPQLLGQWQAGALRAGGELWIDWRQGQLQQAMVRLNAPQLKGAYTGRKAITVDNLALSAWFQRRDQGFDVVVDSLAMSLGKNRWESHLQLAQRPGQNPAEESWQVQADRLDLTPLTPLIDALAPLPDKLMTVVDALKVSGALRNVRLDIRPKAEGDQRLQFAANLEKVGFDAYHGAPAAGNVSGAISGDLGHGELRLDTQAFMLHLYPIFGKPWHYPKANARLTWTLDKEAFTLVAPYIKVVGDEGKIAADFLIRIHLQPGHEDYMDLRVGLTEGDGRYTAKYLPEVLSPALDEWLRSAIVKGNVDEGYFQYQGSLHHNAPPHARDISLFFKVHDAALDFQPGWPQVQQVDGNVYIEDTGVRIQAHHGLLLDTKVSDVSVDIPHVEGDQHSHLILDGNFDGSLGDGLKILKEAPIGTGEIFAGWEGEGPLKGKIKLDVPLAHGQRPKVLVNFATADATLKVAPPALELSQLKGDFTFDLDKGLSGKDISLHAFGKAVSAQITAEGQGGQLQTRINANGQVGLKALTDWLQLAQPLPASGELPYQVQVTLGSRDNRLTVNSSLKGLAIDLPAPFGKAAAETRDSRFSLTLQGPERRIDGSYADLARFAYAAPADKLAQGRGELLLGTGEASLPSGQGLRVRGRLETLDLAPWQQQMERFAGKDPGGSARQNLQSVDLSIGQLKAFGMDLNQAVIRLMRGGPAWDLRLDSQEVIGNARIPDAKAAPMTVRLQSLRLPPADPNEAQAENAPDPLAGFDPRKAPPLDLTIDKLYRGDDLFGSATLKLRQTPRGMAMSDIDLDLKGLHIDGSGGWEGEPGSTSSWYKGRVDGKDLGNVLKAWGFAPTVTSRDFRMDVDGRWPGSPAWVSLNRYSGSLDAALRSGQFVEVEGSAQALRVFGLLNFNSIGRRLRLDFSDLFSKGLAYDRVKGLLVASEGVYVTREPITVTGPSSNFELDGTMDFVRDRVDAKLLVTLPVTNNLPLAALIVGAPAVGGALFLVDRLIGDRVARFASVHYRVEGPVKEPKITFVKPFDK; translated from the coding sequence ATGGAACGTCTGACCCGCGTTCTGAGCGCCTTGACCCGCTGGGGGCTGGTTATCTGCGCCCTGCTGGCGGTGCTGGTGGCGCTGTATGTCAGCCTCGGTCGGCAACTGGTTCCTCTGGTCGCCGAATACCGTGCAGACGCCGAACTCAAGGCCGAACAGGCCTTGGGCATGCCCGTGCACGTCGGTGCGCTCGAAGGGCGCTGGAGTGGCTTGGCGCCTGTACTGCGTGTACGTGACCTGCAACTGGGCGAAGGCGCTGCGGCGCTGCGCCTGGACGACGTCAAGCTGGTGCCTGACCTGTGGGCCAGTCTCAAGGCGCGTGAAGTGCGCCTGGCGCGTATCCAGCTCGGTGGGCTGCAACTGATCCTGCGCGAGAACGAGCAGGGCGACTGGACCCTGGAAGGTCTGCCGCACAAGGATGATGCGCCGCTCGATCCGGCCGATGCGCTCAAGCGTCTACGCCAGCTTGGCCGAATCGATGTCTTCGACAGCCAGGTCACCTTGCAGCCCTGGCAACGAGACCCCCTGACCCTCACCTACGTCAGCCTCGGCGTGCAGGCAGGCGCTTCGCGCCAGAGCGTCGACCTGCGCGCCACGCTGCCCGACGGCCAGCCGCTGGCCTTGAGCCTGAACAGCCGCGCCACGGCCAAGGCCTGGCGCGACGGGCGCGTGCAGGCTTACCTGAGCCTGCCGCAAAGCGACTGGGCACGCTGGCTGCCGCCGCAGTTGCTGGGCCAATGGCAGGCCGGCGCGCTGCGCGCCGGTGGTGAGCTGTGGATCGACTGGCGGCAAGGGCAGTTGCAGCAGGCGATGGTTCGCCTCAATGCCCCGCAGCTCAAGGGCGCCTACACCGGGCGCAAGGCCATCACCGTGGACAATCTGGCCCTATCGGCCTGGTTCCAGCGTCGGGACCAGGGCTTCGACGTCGTCGTCGACTCGCTGGCCATGAGCCTTGGCAAGAACCGTTGGGAGTCGCACCTGCAACTGGCACAGCGTCCGGGCCAGAACCCGGCCGAGGAAAGCTGGCAGGTGCAGGCGGACCGCCTCGACCTGACCCCGCTGACGCCCTTGATCGACGCCCTGGCGCCATTGCCGGACAAGCTGATGACCGTGGTCGATGCGCTCAAGGTCAGCGGCGCCCTGCGCAACGTGCGCCTGGACATCCGACCCAAGGCCGAGGGCGACCAACGGCTGCAGTTTGCCGCCAATCTGGAGAAGGTCGGTTTCGATGCCTATCACGGCGCGCCGGCGGCGGGCAATGTCTCCGGGGCGATCAGCGGTGACCTTGGGCATGGCGAGCTGCGCCTGGATACCCAGGCGTTCATGCTGCACCTGTACCCAATCTTCGGCAAACCCTGGCATTACCCGAAAGCCAATGCGCGCTTGACCTGGACCCTGGACAAGGAGGCTTTCACCCTGGTTGCCCCCTACATCAAGGTAGTGGGCGACGAGGGCAAGATCGCGGCGGACTTCCTTATTCGCATCCACCTGCAGCCGGGCCACGAAGACTACATGGACCTGCGCGTCGGCCTTACCGAAGGCGACGGGCGCTACACCGCCAAGTACCTGCCCGAGGTGCTCAGCCCCGCCCTGGACGAATGGCTGCGCAGCGCCATCGTCAAGGGTAATGTCGACGAGGGCTATTTCCAGTACCAGGGTTCGCTGCATCACAATGCGCCGCCCCATGCCCGCGATATCAGCCTGTTCTTCAAGGTGCATGACGCCGCGCTGGACTTCCAGCCAGGCTGGCCACAGGTGCAGCAGGTTGACGGCAATGTGTATATCGAAGACACCGGTGTGCGCATCCAGGCCCATCATGGTCTGCTGCTGGACACCAAGGTCAGTGATGTCAGCGTCGATATTCCCCATGTCGAAGGCGACCAGCACAGCCACCTGATCCTCGACGGTAATTTCGACGGCAGCCTCGGCGATGGCTTGAAGATCCTCAAGGAAGCGCCCATCGGCACTGGGGAGATCTTCGCCGGTTGGGAAGGCGAGGGGCCGCTCAAGGGCAAGATCAAGCTCGACGTACCCCTGGCCCATGGGCAGCGGCCCAAGGTGCTGGTGAACTTCGCGACAGCCGACGCTACTTTGAAAGTGGCGCCCCCGGCCCTGGAATTGAGCCAGCTGAAGGGCGACTTCACCTTTGACCTCGACAAGGGCCTGAGCGGCAAGGACATCAGCCTGCACGCCTTTGGCAAGGCGGTCAGCGCGCAAATCACCGCAGAAGGACAGGGTGGGCAGCTCCAGACCCGGATCAATGCCAATGGCCAGGTCGGCCTCAAGGCCCTGACCGACTGGTTGCAGCTCGCGCAGCCGCTGCCAGCCTCGGGTGAGCTGCCCTATCAGGTGCAAGTAACACTGGGCAGTCGTGACAACCGCTTGACCGTCAATTCGTCGCTCAAGGGCCTGGCCATCGATCTGCCGGCGCCTTTTGGCAAGGCCGCCGCAGAGACCCGCGACAGCCGTTTCAGCCTGACCCTGCAGGGCCCGGAACGGCGCATCGATGGCAGCTACGCGGACCTGGCCCGCTTCGCTTATGCCGCGCCTGCCGACAAGCTGGCCCAAGGGCGTGGCGAGCTGTTGCTGGGCACGGGCGAGGCCAGCTTGCCGTCTGGCCAGGGCCTGCGGGTGCGTGGCCGGCTGGAGACGCTGGACCTGGCCCCTTGGCAGCAACAGATGGAGCGCTTCGCCGGCAAGGATCCGGGCGGCAGTGCCCGGCAGAACCTGCAGAGCGTTGACCTCAGCATCGGACAGCTCAAGGCGTTCGGCATGGACCTCAACCAGGCGGTGATCCGCCTGATGCGTGGTGGCCCGGCCTGGGACCTGCGCCTGGACAGCCAGGAAGTCATCGGCAATGCGCGCATTCCCGATGCCAAGGCCGCGCCCATGACTGTCCGCCTGCAGAGCCTGCGCCTGCCACCCGCCGACCCGAACGAGGCCCAGGCCGAGAATGCGCCGGACCCATTGGCCGGGTTCGACCCGCGCAAGGCGCCGCCGCTGGACCTGACCATCGACAAGCTGTACCGCGGTGACGACCTGTTTGGCAGCGCCACCCTGAAGCTGCGCCAGACCCCCCGGGGCATGGCCATGAGCGACATCGACCTGGACCTCAAGGGGCTGCACATCGACGGCAGCGGTGGCTGGGAAGGCGAGCCCGGCAGCACGTCCAGCTGGTACAAAGGCCGCGTCGACGGCAAGGACCTGGGGAATGTGCTCAAGGCCTGGGGTTTTGCCCCCACCGTCACCAGCCGCGACTTCCGCATGGACGTGGATGGCCGCTGGCCGGGCTCGCCGGCTTGGGTCAGCCTCAACCGGTACTCCGGCAGCCTCGACGCGGCGCTGCGCAGCGGTCAGTTCGTCGAGGTCGAGGGCAGCGCCCAGGCGTTGCGGGTATTCGGGCTGCTCAACTTCAACTCCATTGGCCGACGCCTGCGCCTGGACTTCTCCGACCTGTTCAGCAAGGGCCTGGCCTACGATCGGGTCAAAGGCCTGCTGGTGGCCAGCGAAGGGGTCTACGTGACGCGGGAGCCGATCACCGTCACCGGCCCGTCGAGCAATTTCGAACTCGACGGCACCATGGACTTCGTCCGTGATCGGGTCGACGCCAAGCTGCTGGTGACGTTGCCGGTCACCAACAACCTGCCATTGGCCGCCTTGATTGTTGGCGCGCCGGCGGTCGGTGGCGCGCTGTTCCTCGTCGATCGTCTGATCGGTGACCGGGTGGCGCGCTTCGCCAGCGTGCATTATCGCGTCGAGGGTCCGGTCAAAGAGCCTAAAATCACCTTTGTGAAACCTTTCGACAAGTAA
- the rng gene encoding ribonuclease G, producing MSEEILINITPMESRVAVVENGVLQEVHVERTQRRGIVGNIYKGKVVRVLPGMQAAFVDIGLERAAFIHASEISQREGSAVETITALVHEGQALVVQVTKDPIGSKGARLTTQLSIPSRYLVYMPRSSHVGISLKIEEEAERDRLKQVVTDCMAQEDMKDAGGFILRTAAEGARAEDILQDIRYLRRLWEQIGSQIKTCGAPVVIYEDLGLALRTLRDLVNPKIEKIRIDSRETFQKTTQFVAELMPEIADRLEHYPGERPIFDLYGVEDEIQRALERKVPLKSGGYLVVDPAEAMTTIDVNTGAFVGHRNLEETIFKTNLEAATAIARQLRLRNIGGIIIIDFIDMEDEEHQRQVLRTLEKQLERDHAKTNIIGITELGLVQMTRKRTRESLEQVLCEPCAACQGRGKLKTPETICYEIFREILREARAYQAEGYRVLANQKVVDRLLDEESGNVAELEAFIGRTIRFQVESMYSQEQYDVVLL from the coding sequence ATGAGTGAAGAGATCCTGATCAACATCACCCCGATGGAATCACGCGTGGCGGTGGTGGAGAACGGAGTCCTGCAGGAGGTGCATGTAGAGCGCACCCAGCGCCGTGGCATCGTCGGCAACATCTACAAAGGCAAGGTAGTGCGGGTATTGCCGGGCATGCAGGCGGCTTTCGTCGATATCGGCCTGGAGCGGGCGGCGTTCATCCATGCCTCGGAAATTTCCCAGCGCGAAGGCTCGGCCGTGGAGACCATCACCGCACTGGTCCACGAAGGCCAGGCGCTGGTGGTGCAAGTCACCAAGGATCCCATCGGTAGCAAAGGTGCACGCTTGACCACCCAGCTGTCGATTCCGTCGCGCTACCTGGTGTACATGCCGCGCAGCAGTCATGTCGGCATCTCGCTCAAGATCGAGGAAGAAGCCGAGCGCGATCGCCTCAAACAGGTGGTCACCGACTGCATGGCCCAGGAAGACATGAAGGATGCCGGGGGCTTCATCCTGCGCACCGCCGCAGAGGGCGCCCGCGCGGAAGATATCCTCCAGGACATCCGCTACCTGCGCCGCCTGTGGGAGCAGATCGGCTCGCAGATCAAGACCTGCGGAGCGCCCGTGGTCATCTACGAAGACCTTGGCCTGGCGCTGCGGACCCTGCGCGATCTGGTCAACCCCAAGATCGAAAAGATCCGCATCGACTCGCGGGAGACCTTCCAGAAGACCACCCAGTTCGTGGCCGAATTGATGCCGGAGATCGCCGATCGCCTGGAGCACTATCCCGGCGAGCGGCCGATCTTCGACCTGTATGGGGTGGAGGACGAAATCCAGCGGGCCCTGGAACGCAAGGTGCCGCTCAAGTCCGGCGGCTACCTGGTGGTCGACCCGGCCGAGGCGATGACCACCATCGACGTCAACACCGGTGCGTTCGTCGGCCATCGCAACCTTGAAGAGACCATCTTCAAGACCAACCTCGAGGCGGCCACCGCGATTGCCCGGCAACTGCGCCTGCGCAACATCGGCGGGATCATCATCATCGACTTCATCGACATGGAGGACGAGGAGCACCAGCGCCAGGTCCTGCGTACCCTGGAGAAGCAGCTCGAGCGTGATCACGCCAAGACCAACATCATCGGCATCACCGAGCTGGGCCTGGTGCAGATGACCCGCAAGCGCACCCGCGAAAGCCTCGAGCAGGTGTTGTGCGAGCCCTGTGCGGCGTGCCAGGGGCGTGGCAAGCTGAAGACCCCGGAGACGATCTGTTACGAAATTTTCCGCGAGATCCTTCGTGAAGCCCGTGCCTACCAGGCCGAGGGCTATCGTGTGCTGGCCAACCAGAAGGTGGTGGATCGGTTGCTCGATGAAGAATCGGGTAACGTTGCCGAACTTGAAGCGTTCATCGGGCGAACCATCCGTTTCCAGGTGGAGTCCATGTATTCCCAGGAACAATACGATGTGGTGCTGCTCTGA
- a CDS encoding nucleoside triphosphate pyrophosphatase: MTQLYLASGSPRRRELLNQIGVPFTVVSAPIDETPLPGEAPAAYVERLAQAKAVAGFAHTDGAGVVLGADTTVVLDGQILGKPENREQALAMLGDLSKREHQVLTAVALTDGQRSISRCVSTTVRFRTISFEEALRYWDSGEPVDKAGGYAIQGLGAVFVSGIEGSYSAVVGLPLSETAELLEQFGVPCWQLQEDSAQR, translated from the coding sequence ATGACCCAGCTGTACCTGGCCTCCGGCTCGCCACGCCGCCGTGAACTGCTGAACCAGATAGGTGTGCCGTTCACAGTCGTCAGCGCACCCATCGATGAAACCCCGTTGCCGGGCGAAGCGCCGGCGGCCTACGTCGAGCGCCTGGCCCAGGCCAAGGCCGTTGCGGGCTTCGCCCACACGGATGGGGCAGGGGTGGTGCTGGGCGCCGACACCACCGTGGTGCTCGATGGCCAGATCCTTGGCAAGCCGGAGAATCGCGAGCAGGCCTTGGCCATGCTCGGCGACCTGTCCAAGCGCGAACACCAGGTGCTCACCGCCGTGGCGCTGACCGATGGCCAGCGCAGTATCAGCCGCTGCGTCAGCACCACCGTGCGTTTTCGTACCATCTCCTTCGAGGAGGCGCTGCGCTACTGGGACAGCGGTGAACCTGTCGACAAGGCGGGCGGCTATGCCATCCAGGGCCTGGGCGCTGTGTTCGTCAGCGGCATCGAGGGCAGCTACTCGGCCGTGGTCGGGCTGCCCCTGAGCGAAACCGCCGAACTGCTCGAGCAATTCGGCGTGCCATGTTGGCAACTGCAAGAGGATTCCGCACAGCGCTAG
- the mreD gene encoding rod shape-determining protein MreD yields the protein MASTRSRNGWAIWLSFAIGLLLSVSPMPQFMEVFRPMWLALLLAFWTLAVPGKVGMTTAFLLGLAEDVLYGTLLGQNALILTLITFLVLSLQQRLRMFPMWQQSLVILVIFGIAQLIQLWLSALTGNRLPTLALVWSAVISALLWPWVSFALRGLRRRLHIH from the coding sequence ATGGCCAGCACCCGTAGCAGAAACGGCTGGGCCATCTGGCTGAGCTTCGCCATCGGCCTGTTGCTCAGCGTCTCGCCCATGCCGCAGTTCATGGAAGTGTTCCGGCCCATGTGGCTGGCCCTGCTGCTGGCCTTCTGGACCCTTGCGGTGCCGGGCAAGGTCGGCATGACCACCGCGTTCCTGCTTGGCCTGGCCGAGGACGTGCTGTACGGCACCCTGCTTGGCCAGAACGCCCTGATCCTTACCCTGATCACCTTCCTGGTGCTTTCGTTGCAGCAGCGCCTGCGCATGTTCCCCATGTGGCAGCAGAGCCTGGTGATCCTGGTGATCTTCGGTATCGCCCAACTGATCCAGCTGTGGCTCAGCGCGTTGACCGGCAATCGCCTGCCAACCCTGGCCCTGGTCTGGTCCGCGGTGATCAGCGCCTTGCTCTGGCCGTGGGTCAGCTTTGCCCTGCGCGGCCTGCGCCGTCGCCTGCATATTCACTGA
- the mreC gene encoding rod shape-determining protein MreC: MGVRLLVLVVLSVALMVVDSRFDLLKPVRSQMGLVLMESYWITDLPQRTWQGVAGQFGSRTELIAENEKLKTEALLLQGRLQKLAALTEQNVRLRELLNSSALVNEKVEVAELIGVDPNPFTHRILINKGERDGVFLGQPVLDARGLMGQVVELMPYTARVLLLTDTTHSIPVQVNRNGLRAIASGTGNPERLELRHVADTADIKEGDLLVSSGMGQRFPAGYPVATVNEVIHDSGQPFAIVRAIPTAALNRSRYMLLVFSDRRTPEERATEAAIAQEEADRQGAGHGQAPATPAASAAGSAVQPVPGAAPATAAPAASPAAVPPAPANTQPRRQ; this comes from the coding sequence CTGGGCGTTCGCCTGCTCGTGCTGGTCGTGCTGTCGGTCGCGCTGATGGTGGTCGACTCGCGTTTCGACCTGCTCAAGCCGGTGCGCAGCCAGATGGGCTTGGTGCTGATGGAATCCTACTGGATCACCGACCTGCCGCAGCGCACGTGGCAGGGCGTGGCAGGCCAGTTCGGCAGCCGCACCGAGCTGATCGCCGAGAACGAGAAACTCAAGACCGAGGCCCTGCTGCTGCAGGGGCGCCTGCAGAAGCTGGCCGCCCTGACCGAGCAGAACGTGCGCCTGCGCGAGTTGCTAAATTCCTCGGCGCTGGTCAATGAGAAGGTCGAGGTCGCCGAGCTGATCGGGGTCGACCCCAATCCGTTCACGCACCGTATCCTGATCAACAAGGGCGAGCGCGATGGCGTGTTTCTCGGCCAGCCCGTGCTCGATGCCCGCGGCCTGATGGGCCAGGTGGTCGAGCTGATGCCTTACACCGCGCGGGTACTGCTGCTCACCGACACCACCCACAGCATTCCGGTGCAGGTCAACCGCAACGGTCTGCGCGCCATTGCCAGCGGCACGGGCAACCCGGAGCGCCTGGAGCTGCGCCACGTGGCCGACACCGCCGACATCAAGGAAGGCGACCTGCTGGTCAGTTCGGGCATGGGCCAGCGCTTCCCGGCGGGCTACCCGGTAGCCACGGTCAACGAAGTGATCCACGACTCCGGCCAGCCGTTCGCCATCGTCCGTGCCATCCCAACTGCCGCGCTCAACCGCAGCCGCTACATGCTGCTGGTGTTCAGTGACCGGCGCACGCCCGAGGAACGCGCCACCGAGGCGGCGATCGCCCAGGAAGAGGCCGACCGTCAAGGCGCTGGCCACGGCCAGGCACCGGCCACGCCGGCTGCATCTGCGGCGGGTAGCGCGGTTCAGCCTGTGCCCGGCGCGGCCCCAGCGACTGCGGCGCCTGCGGCAAGCCCGGCAGCGGTGCCCCCGGCGCCTGCGAACACCCAACCCCGGAGACAATAA
- the mreB gene encoding rod shape-determining protein MreB, whose product MFKKLRGMFSSDLSIDLGTANTLIYVRERGIVLNEPSVVAIRTHGNQKSVVAVGTEAKRMLGRTPGNIAAIRPMKDGVIADFSVCEKMLQYFINKVHENSFLQPSPRVLICVPCKSTQVERRAIRESALGAGAREVFLIEEPMAAAIGAGLPVEEARGSMVVDIGGGTTEIALISLNGVVYAESVRVGGDRFDEAIVTYVRRNYGSLIGESTAERIKQEIGTAYPGGEVREVDVRGRNLAEGVPRAFTLNSNEVLEALQESLATIVQAVKSALEQSPPELASDIAERGLVLTGGGALLRDLDKLLAQETGLPVIVAEDPLTCVARGGGRALEMMDKHAMDLLSSE is encoded by the coding sequence ATGTTCAAGAAACTGCGTGGCATGTTTTCCAGCGATCTGTCCATCGACCTGGGTACTGCCAACACCCTTATCTACGTGCGTGAGCGCGGTATCGTCCTGAATGAGCCCTCGGTTGTTGCCATCCGTACCCACGGCAACCAGAAAAGCGTCGTCGCAGTCGGTACCGAAGCCAAGCGCATGCTGGGCCGCACCCCCGGCAACATTGCTGCCATTCGTCCGATGAAGGACGGCGTGATCGCCGACTTCAGCGTTTGCGAAAAAATGCTGCAGTACTTCATCAACAAGGTGCATGAGAACAGCTTCCTGCAGCCCAGCCCACGCGTGCTGATCTGCGTGCCGTGCAAGTCGACCCAGGTCGAGCGCCGCGCCATCCGTGAATCGGCCCTCGGTGCCGGTGCCCGTGAAGTATTCCTGATCGAAGAGCCCATGGCCGCCGCCATCGGTGCCGGCCTGCCGGTCGAAGAGGCCCGCGGCTCGATGGTCGTCGATATCGGTGGCGGTACCACCGAGATCGCCCTGATCTCGCTCAACGGCGTGGTCTACGCCGAATCCGTGCGCGTCGGCGGCGACCGCTTCGACGAAGCCATCGTCACCTACGTGCGCCGCAACTACGGCAGCCTGATCGGCGAATCCACCGCCGAGCGCATCAAGCAGGAAATCGGTACCGCCTACCCGGGCGGCGAAGTACGCGAAGTCGACGTCCGTGGCCGCAACCTGGCCGAGGGCGTGCCGCGTGCCTTCACCCTGAATTCCAACGAAGTGCTCGAGGCGCTGCAGGAATCGCTGGCAACCATCGTCCAGGCGGTCAAGAGCGCCCTGGAGCAGTCGCCGCCGGAGCTGGCCTCGGACATCGCCGAGCGCGGCCTGGTGCTGACCGGTGGGGGCGCGCTGCTGCGCGACCTGGACAAGCTGCTGGCTCAGGAAACCGGCCTGCCGGTGATCGTCGCCGAAGACCCGCTGACCTGCGTCGCCCGCGGCGGTGGCCGTGCCCTGGAGATGATGGACAAGCACGCCATGGACCTGCTCTCCAGCGAGTGA
- the gatC gene encoding Asp-tRNA(Asn)/Glu-tRNA(Gln) amidotransferase subunit GatC produces MALQRSDVEKIAHLARLGLNEGELPRITDALNSILGLVDQMQAVDTSGIEPLAHPLEATQRLRPDQVTESNQRDRYQAVAPSTENGLYLVPKVID; encoded by the coding sequence ATGGCGCTTCAACGCTCCGACGTGGAAAAGATCGCCCATCTGGCCCGCCTGGGCCTGAATGAAGGCGAATTGCCACGCATCACCGATGCCTTGAACAGTATTCTCGGGCTGGTCGACCAGATGCAAGCCGTCGACACCTCTGGCATCGAGCCCCTCGCCCACCCGCTGGAAGCCACCCAGCGCCTGCGCCCCGACCAGGTCACCGAAAGCAACCAGCGCGACCGCTACCAGGCCGTCGCCCCGTCGACCGAGAACGGTCTGTACCTGGTTCCGAAAGTCATCGATTAA
- the gatA gene encoding Asp-tRNA(Asn)/Glu-tRNA(Gln) amidotransferase subunit GatA, which produces MHQLTLAEIARGLADKSFSSEELTGALLSRIKQLDPQLNSFITVTEAQALEQARAADARRASGETGALLGAPIAHKDLFCTNGVRTSCGSKMLDNFTAPYDATVVAKLAEAGMVTLGKTNMDEFAMGSANESSHYGAVKNPWNLEHVPGGSSGGSAAAVAARLLPATTGTDTGGSIRQPAALTNLTGLKPTYGRVSRWGMIAYASSLDQGGPLARTAEDCALLLQGMAGFDAKDSTSVDEPVPNFSANLNASLQGLRIGLPKEYFGAGLDPRIADLVQASVKELEKLGAVVKEISLPNMQHAIPAYYVIAPAEASSNLSRFDGVRFGYRCEDPKDLTDLYKRSRGEGFGAEVQRRIMVGTYALSAGYYDAYYVKAQQIRRLIKNDFMTAFADVDVILGPTTPNPAWKLGAKSSDPVAAYLEDVYTITANLAGLPGLSMPAGFVDGLPVGVQLLAPYFQEGRLLNIAHRYQQVTDWHTRAPNGF; this is translated from the coding sequence ATGCATCAACTCACTCTGGCCGAAATCGCCCGCGGCCTCGCCGACAAGTCGTTCTCCTCGGAAGAACTGACCGGCGCCCTGCTGTCGCGCATCAAGCAGCTCGACCCGCAGCTCAACAGCTTCATCACCGTCACCGAAGCACAGGCCCTGGAGCAGGCGCGCGCCGCCGACGCCCGCCGTGCCTCTGGTGAGACCGGCGCGCTGCTGGGTGCGCCGATCGCCCACAAGGACCTGTTCTGCACCAACGGCGTGCGCACCAGCTGCGGCTCGAAGATGCTCGACAACTTCACCGCGCCATACGACGCCACCGTGGTCGCCAAGCTGGCCGAAGCCGGCATGGTCACCCTGGGCAAGACCAACATGGACGAATTCGCCATGGGCTCGGCAAACGAGTCCAGCCACTACGGCGCGGTGAAGAACCCATGGAACCTCGAGCACGTGCCCGGTGGTTCGTCCGGCGGCTCGGCCGCCGCGGTGGCCGCGCGCCTGCTGCCGGCCACCACCGGCACCGACACCGGCGGTTCTATCCGCCAGCCGGCCGCGCTGACCAACCTCACCGGGCTCAAGCCGACCTATGGCCGCGTATCGCGCTGGGGCATGATCGCCTACGCCTCGAGTCTCGATCAGGGCGGCCCGCTGGCCCGCACCGCCGAAGACTGCGCCCTGCTGCTGCAAGGCATGGCCGGTTTCGACGCCAAGGACTCGACCTCGGTCGACGAGCCGGTGCCGAACTTCAGCGCTAACCTGAACGCCTCGCTGCAGGGCCTGCGCATCGGCCTGCCCAAGGAATACTTCGGCGCCGGCCTCGACCCGCGCATCGCCGACCTGGTCCAGGCCAGCGTCAAGGAGCTGGAAAAGCTCGGCGCGGTGGTCAAGGAAATCAGCCTGCCGAACATGCAGCACGCCATCCCGGCGTACTACGTGATCGCCCCGGCGGAGGCCTCCTCCAACCTGTCTCGCTTCGACGGCGTGCGCTTCGGTTATCGCTGTGAAGATCCGAAAGATCTGACCGACCTGTACAAGCGCTCCCGTGGCGAAGGCTTCGGCGCGGAAGTGCAGCGGCGCATCATGGTCGGTACCTACGCCCTGTCGGCAGGCTACTACGACGCCTACTACGTCAAGGCGCAACAGATCCGCCGCCTGATCAAGAACGACTTCATGACCGCGTTCGCCGACGTCGACGTGATTCTTGGCCCGACCACGCCGAACCCGGCCTGGAAACTTGGCGCCAAGAGCAGCGACCCGGTCGCTGCCTACCTGGAAGACGTCTACACCATCACCGCCAACCTGGCGGGCCTGCCGGGCCTGTCGATGCCGGCCGGCTTCGTCGATGGCCTGCCGGTGGGCGTGCAACTGCTGGCCCCGTATTTCCAGGAAGGCCGCCTGCTCAACATCGCGCACCGTTACCAGCAAGTCACCGACTGGCACACCCGCGCCCCCAACGGCTTCTGA